One genomic region from Methanocaldococcus fervens AG86 encodes:
- a CDS encoding nucleotidyltransferase family protein, whose protein sequence is MPIGEIMDLNLKNFLKDREEIIKDAETKDEKSFENFKKIVEKIKEKEGKDKIVCDFTEYNPLHKGHKYALDRGREHGVFISVLPGPLERSGRGIPYLLNRYIRAEMAIKAGADIVVEGPPMGIMGSGQYMMCLIKMFYNLGAEIIPRGYIPEETMEKVISCINKGYHIQVKPYKICCIETGEILGEKLNIDNYVIASMSQTIYKLNREGLKFNPKFIFVRRLEGISGTKIREAMFNGKFEEVKDMLPETTLKILKELYDSGKLNDFILKRFEDRILETANEFDLHRYLPSNVAEILEKRRPFNNIEEIKNALPYGFSRHFKERVLSKLEARIPSETLSKYINNYPAKIKILAFRE, encoded by the coding sequence ATGCCTATTGGTGAAATTATGGATTTAAATTTAAAAAATTTTTTGAAAGATAGAGAGGAGATAATCAAAGATGCCGAAACAAAAGACGAAAAATCATTCGAAAATTTCAAAAAAATAGTTGAAAAAATAAAAGAAAAAGAAGGCAAAGATAAAATTGTCTGTGATTTTACCGAATACAACCCATTACATAAAGGGCATAAGTATGCGTTGGATAGGGGTAGAGAGCATGGGGTCTTTATTAGTGTTTTACCTGGACCTTTAGAAAGAAGTGGGAGGGGTATTCCTTATCTTTTAAATAGATACATAAGGGCAGAGATGGCAATAAAAGCTGGGGCGGATATTGTAGTTGAAGGTCCACCAATGGGAATTATGGGTTCTGGGCAGTATATGATGTGCCTAATAAAAATGTTTTATAATTTAGGGGCTGAGATAATACCAAGGGGCTACATTCCAGAAGAAACTATGGAAAAAGTTATAAGCTGTATAAATAAAGGCTACCACATACAAGTTAAGCCATACAAGATTTGCTGTATAGAGACAGGAGAAATTTTAGGAGAAAAGTTGAATATAGATAACTATGTTATTGCTTCAATGTCTCAGACGATTTATAAACTTAATAGAGAGGGATTAAAATTTAATCCAAAATTTATTTTTGTAAGAAGATTGGAAGGGATAAGTGGAACAAAAATTAGGGAAGCTATGTTTAACGGAAAGTTTGAGGAAGTTAAGGATATGCTTCCAGAAACCACTTTGAAGATTTTAAAAGAGTTATATGACAGTGGAAAGCTCAATGATTTTATACTGAAGAGATTTGAGGATAGAATTTTAGAGACCGCTAATGAGTTTGATTTACATAGATACCTTCCAAGCAACGTTGCCGAAATTTTAGAAAAGAGAAGGCCATTTAACAATATAGAGGAAATAAAAAACGCCCTACCTTATGGATTTTCACGACATTTTAAGGAGAGAGTTTTATCCAAATTAGAGGCAAGAATTCCAAGTGAAACTTTATCAAAATATATAAATAACTACCCTGCAAAGATAAAAATACTGGCATTTAGAGAATGA
- the pfdA gene encoding prefoldin subunit alpha, which produces MNEDLRQKAMALEIYNQQLQMIQSEIASIRTLKSEIMNSIKTIESIDVDEETLIPVGPGVFLKAKIVDDKALIGVKSDIYVEKPFNEVVEDLKKSVDDLDKAEKEGMKKAEELAKAIAALRKELQAEIQKAQQAQEKKE; this is translated from the coding sequence ATGAATGAGGATTTAAGACAAAAAGCTATGGCTTTAGAAATATATAATCAACAATTACAGATGATTCAAAGTGAAATAGCTTCAATAAGAACATTAAAATCTGAAATAATGAATTCAATTAAAACTATTGAAAGTATAGATGTTGATGAAGAAACATTGATTCCAGTAGGTCCGGGAGTGTTTTTAAAGGCAAAGATTGTTGATGATAAGGCGTTGATTGGAGTTAAATCAGATATTTATGTTGAAAAACCGTTTAACGAAGTTGTTGAGGATTTGAAAAAATCAGTTGATGATTTGGACAAAGCTGAAAAGGAAGGAATGAAAAAAGCTGAGGAGTTGGCTAAGGCAATAGCTGCTTTAAGAAAAGAATTGCAGGCAGAGATACAAAAAGCTCAACAAGCTCAAGAAAAGAAGGAATAA
- a CDS encoding monovalent cation/H+ antiporter subunit E: protein MRLLGVIGYLAVLIKAITESWVDVVKRSINGKINPQVIEIESIINNPTGLVLLSWSITATPGTLVIDLIPEERKLKVATISPRSREDIVPFEPYIKKIFD from the coding sequence ATGAGATTACTTGGAGTTATTGGGTATTTGGCAGTATTAATTAAGGCAATAACTGAATCTTGGGTAGATGTAGTTAAAAGAAGTATAAATGGAAAAATAAACCCTCAAGTTATAGAAATAGAATCTATCATCAATAATCCAACTGGTTTGGTTTTATTATCATGGTCTATAACAGCCACACCAGGAACTTTGGTTATTGACTTAATCCCAGAAGAGAGAAAGTTAAAAGTAGCTACAATAAGTCCAAGAAGTAGAGAAGATATCGTTCCTTTTGAACCATACATCAAAAAAATTTTTGATTAA
- a CDS encoding S-layer protein: MRGTLLLILLLVISVGYALPTEPIIIVNKSTADYENVKVLMDNLYSSREINVDEDCVTVNVKDIVYMPAVDELEIEDNDKKLDIEFDNNGGNIKYKDIYYIEYLNFEEGDEVTFFDKKYLVEDISSDYILLKEKDGEEIETNGSFEYDGYKVVVKLVSSDSKTIVVDIYENDNLVDSPKLDRDEFYHLEDGTLGIVYKNCTKSGNKYYFTFEVYSIIKIEEDEDYPLDKRFRVKDVSSERIKLEYKNVGNLEEEINLFNYTIMPEEIYDNYVLFKVVKKESKTLNMKNKDTAYLGDGIYAVKINDEIHVYYKGKELKNEKIYLNSMDAFDIASLNIDKDIILIGGPKVNKFVKELEDKGLLKVNVTNNYPGNNMGVIQKIKNPYNGNNIYVLAGSNRLGTKAAILAFLTKYNGEDVLKVEWKEGMVEVK, from the coding sequence ATGAGAGGGACACTTTTACTTATACTTTTATTGGTTATAAGTGTTGGCTATGCTCTACCCACAGAGCCCATAATCATTGTAAATAAAAGCACAGCAGATTATGAAAACGTCAAAGTTTTAATGGACAATCTTTACTCTTCAAGAGAAATAAATGTTGATGAAGATTGTGTAACCGTTAATGTTAAAGATATTGTTTATATGCCGGCAGTAGATGAGCTTGAGATTGAAGATAATGACAAAAAGCTTGATATAGAATTTGATAATAACGGAGGCAATATAAAATACAAAGATATTTACTACATTGAGTATTTAAACTTTGAAGAAGGGGATGAAGTAACCTTTTTTGATAAAAAATACTTGGTTGAGGATATCAGCTCTGATTATATATTATTAAAAGAAAAAGATGGAGAAGAGATTGAAACAAATGGGTCATTTGAATATGATGGATATAAGGTAGTTGTAAAACTCGTTTCTTCAGATTCTAAAACTATAGTTGTTGATATATACGAAAATGACAACCTTGTAGATTCTCCAAAATTGGATAGAGATGAATTTTATCATTTAGAAGATGGAACTTTAGGAATTGTTTACAAAAATTGCACAAAAAGTGGAAATAAATATTATTTTACTTTTGAAGTATATTCCATAATAAAAATTGAGGAAGATGAAGATTATCCATTAGATAAAAGATTTAGAGTGAAAGATGTTAGTAGTGAAAGAATAAAGCTTGAATATAAAAATGTAGGTAATCTTGAGGAGGAAATAAACTTGTTCAATTACACCATAATGCCAGAAGAGATTTACGATAATTACGTTCTATTTAAAGTTGTAAAAAAAGAAAGTAAAACCTTAAACATGAAGAATAAAGATACAGCTTATCTTGGAGATGGCATCTATGCTGTAAAAATAAACGATGAGATTCATGTATATTACAAAGGAAAAGAACTAAAAAATGAAAAGATTTATCTAAATTCAATGGATGCTTTTGATATTGCCTCATTGAACATTGATAAAGATATAATTCTTATAGGTGGCCCAAAAGTCAATAAATTTGTTAAAGAGCTTGAAGATAAAGGCTTGTTAAAAGTTAATGTAACTAACAATTATCCTGGAAATAACATGGGGGTTATACAGAAGATAAAAAATCCATACAATGGCAACAACATTTATGTTTTAGCAGGCTCCAATAGATTGGGAACAAAAGCGGCAATATTGGCATTTTTAACAAAATATAATGGTGAGGATGTATTAAAGGTAGAATGGAAAGAGGGAATGGTCGAGGTAAAATAA
- the hisC gene encoding histidinol-phosphate transaminase, with protein MIENKIREVVKKLKPYVPGKSKEEIARAYGIKPEDIIKLGSNENPWGPSPKIKEKILEEIDKIHQYPEPVNPVLMEELSRFLNVDKENIIVGGDGADEVIDTIFRTFVDDGDEVIIPIPTFTQYRVSATIHNAKIKFAKYDKEKDFKLDVESILNNITDKTKVIFLCSPNNPTGNIIENKDIEKIINETDALVVIDHAYIEYAKKEYDWTQKAPEYENVIVLRTFSKVFGLAGMRVGYGVANKKIIDYMMRVKPIFSLTRLSQVCAITALRDREFFERCVRDGIKSREMLYNGLKKFKDIKVYPSEANYVLVELKTMKSKEFCEELLKRGVIVRDCSSFDGLGDNYVRVSIGTFEEVEKFLKILEEIIS; from the coding sequence ATGATAGAAAACAAAATTAGAGAAGTAGTTAAAAAATTAAAGCCTTATGTTCCAGGAAAATCTAAAGAAGAGATTGCAAGAGCTTATGGGATAAAACCAGAAGACATTATAAAACTCGGCTCCAACGAAAACCCTTGGGGACCTTCTCCAAAAATAAAAGAGAAAATTTTAGAAGAAATAGACAAAATCCATCAATATCCAGAACCAGTAAATCCTGTTTTAATGGAAGAGTTGAGTAGATTTTTGAATGTTGATAAGGAAAATATTATTGTTGGTGGTGATGGGGCTGATGAAGTTATTGACACAATATTCAGAACGTTCGTTGATGATGGCGATGAGGTTATAATTCCAATTCCAACCTTCACACAATATAGAGTTTCAGCAACAATTCATAACGCTAAAATAAAGTTTGCAAAATATGATAAAGAAAAAGATTTTAAATTAGACGTTGAAAGCATTCTAAACAACATAACTGACAAAACTAAAGTTATATTTTTATGTTCTCCAAACAATCCAACAGGAAACATAATAGAAAATAAAGATATTGAAAAAATCATCAATGAAACTGATGCATTAGTTGTTATAGACCATGCATATATCGAATATGCTAAAAAAGAGTATGATTGGACTCAAAAAGCTCCAGAATATGAGAATGTTATTGTTTTAAGGACATTCTCAAAGGTATTTGGTTTGGCTGGAATGAGAGTTGGTTATGGTGTGGCAAATAAAAAAATTATTGACTATATGATGAGAGTTAAACCAATATTCAGCCTAACAAGGTTAAGCCAAGTTTGTGCTATAACTGCGTTGAGGGATAGGGAGTTTTTTGAAAGGTGTGTTAGGGATGGGATTAAGAGTAGAGAAATGCTATACAACGGGTTGAAGAAGTTTAAAGACATTAAGGTTTATCCTTCAGAGGCAAATTATGTATTGGTTGAACTAAAAACAATGAAATCAAAAGAATTCTGTGAAGAGTTATTAAAAAGAGGGGTTATTGTTAGGGATTGCTCATCCTTTGATGGCTTAGGAGATAACTACGTTAGAGTATCAATAGGAACATTTGAAGAAGTTGAGAAGTTTTTAAAAATTTTAGAAGAAATTATAAGCTAA
- a CDS encoding pyridoxal-phosphate-dependent aminotransferase family protein, whose amino-acid sequence MKLDATKKLLMIPGPTMVPPEVLNAMAMPVIGHRTKDYSNLLEDTIEKLKKVFITENDTFLVTGSGTAAMDMAISNIIRRGDKVLNIVTGNFGDRFANIVNAYKGESIRLDVEWGDMAEPEAVKEMLDKYDDIKAVTVVHNETSTGARNPIKEIGEVVKDYNALYIVDTISSLGGDYVNVDKFNIDICVTGSQKCLAAPPGLAAITVSEKAWEVIKKNDDKVGFYLDLLAYKKYYEEKKQTPYTPSVNLTYAMNVALDLVLKEGIENRVKRHERLAKATRAGLEAMGIELFAKERARSITVTSAKYPEGIEDSKFRGTLSNKYNIVVAGGQKHLAGKIFRIGHMGTCGEREVLATLACIELTLKELGFEVKESGVEVAKEVLLKE is encoded by the coding sequence ATGAAATTGGATGCAACTAAAAAGCTCTTAATGATTCCTGGACCTACAATGGTTCCACCAGAAGTTTTAAATGCAATGGCAATGCCAGTAATTGGACATAGAACAAAAGATTATAGCAATTTGTTGGAAGATACTATAGAGAAATTAAAAAAAGTGTTTATAACTGAAAATGACACATTCTTAGTTACTGGTTCAGGAACAGCGGCAATGGATATGGCAATATCAAACATAATAAGAAGAGGAGATAAGGTTTTAAACATTGTTACAGGAAACTTTGGAGATAGGTTTGCAAACATCGTCAATGCCTATAAAGGAGAGTCAATTAGGTTGGACGTAGAATGGGGAGATATGGCAGAACCAGAGGCGGTTAAGGAGATGTTAGATAAATATGATGACATCAAAGCAGTTACAGTTGTGCATAATGAAACATCAACAGGGGCAAGAAACCCAATAAAAGAGATTGGAGAGGTTGTTAAGGATTATAATGCCTTATATATTGTTGATACCATCTCATCATTGGGAGGGGACTATGTAAATGTTGATAAATTTAATATAGATATCTGTGTTACCGGCTCACAGAAATGTTTGGCCGCTCCACCAGGATTAGCGGCTATAACAGTCAGCGAGAAAGCATGGGAAGTTATTAAAAAGAATGATGACAAAGTTGGTTTCTACTTGGACTTGTTGGCTTATAAAAAATACTATGAAGAGAAAAAACAAACCCCTTACACTCCATCAGTTAATTTAACCTATGCAATGAATGTTGCATTGGATTTAGTTTTAAAAGAAGGAATTGAGAATAGAGTTAAGAGACATGAAAGATTAGCTAAAGCAACAAGAGCTGGTTTAGAGGCTATGGGAATAGAGCTATTTGCTAAAGAAAGAGCAAGGTCAATAACAGTTACGTCAGCAAAATATCCAGAAGGAATTGAAGACAGCAAATTTAGAGGAACATTAAGCAACAAATACAACATAGTTGTTGCCGGTGGACAGAAACACTTGGCTGGAAAGATATTCAGAATTGGGCACATGGGAACCTGCGGAGAGAGAGAAGTTTTAGCTACATTGGCTTGTATAGAGCTAACTTTAAAAGAGCTTGGATTTGAAGTTAAAGAGAGTGGTGTAGAGGTAGCTAAAGAAGTTTTATTAAAAGAGTAG
- the fsa gene encoding fructose-6-phosphate aldolase — protein MKFFLDTANVEEIKKYAELGLVDGVTTNPTLVAKEGRDFYEVVKEICQIVDGPVSAEVISTDAEGMVKEARELAKLADNIVIKIPMTKDGMKAVKILSAEGIKTNVTLVFSPLQALVAAKAGATYVSPFVGRLDDIGHVGMKLIEDVVKIYRNYDIKTEVIVASVRHPWHVLEAAKIGADIATIPPAVMDKLFNHPLTDIGLERFLKDWDNYLKSRK, from the coding sequence ATGAAGTTCTTCTTGGATACAGCAAACGTTGAAGAAATTAAAAAATATGCTGAACTCGGTTTAGTGGATGGAGTTACAACAAACCCAACATTAGTGGCTAAAGAGGGAAGAGATTTCTATGAGGTTGTTAAAGAAATCTGTCAGATTGTTGACGGTCCAGTAAGTGCTGAGGTTATATCAACAGATGCTGAAGGGATGGTTAAAGAAGCGAGAGAATTGGCTAAATTAGCTGACAACATAGTTATAAAAATCCCAATGACAAAGGATGGAATGAAAGCAGTTAAAATATTGTCAGCTGAAGGAATAAAAACAAATGTAACTTTGGTTTTCTCACCATTACAGGCATTGGTTGCCGCTAAGGCAGGAGCTACTTACGTATCTCCATTCGTTGGAAGATTGGACGATATTGGGCATGTAGGAATGAAGTTAATTGAAGATGTTGTAAAGATATACAGAAACTATGATATTAAGACTGAGGTTATCGTTGCTTCCGTAAGACATCCATGGCATGTTTTAGAAGCTGCAAAAATAGGGGCTGATATAGCAACAATCCCACCAGCAGTTATGGATAAATTGTTTAACCACCCATTAACAGACATTGGTTTAGAGAGATTCTTAAAAGATTGGGATAACTACTTAAAGAGTAGAAAATAA
- a CDS encoding ATP-binding protein, whose protein sequence is MANFDEEVFRAYYEHKIKSFIKEELSNNLIKDNIFEFDIEKFLMHFPDACEVNDLIIERPKEVEEIILDIFKEAYIELFGEDKELEKIQIAFKNPKGCEKLIEDISSSDINKLVKFEGVIVKAGKVCALLKRACFVCPRCGNIRYRTIHNYFEIPEVICNNGDCREKMVIDYEESTYINIQELEIQQPIDLMKNPDDPPRSIKVFLENSPGIYSGRVDVVGTVLKKKTKPKLPVFEIFVKSNYVKISESYQKIEVRDILGNEELIETLNELGKKKDIIDILSNYLISQIKGHELVKKAIFLQQIKGAFKFLPDGTPLRRDSHILLITDPGIGKTTMLRRIARLFPQNAYASVTTATGGGLTANVIREATEIGDGWVVKPGVFVRANEGTACIDELTVDKNVMKYILEAMESQTIHVNKGGINVKLPARCAVLAACNPKRGRFDRNLTVIEQIDIPAPLLSRFDLIFPLMDKPDRRGDDEIAEHILNTHVETATKDYKILGAIDIDGITVDEKLLKYYIIYARSCAYIEENQDLYLGDFDETKLIMPYLTDKAKKMIKKYYLEMRKLGEGDNPIPITARQLEAIIRIAEMHAKARLSEKVEDVDAQVAINIIDDCLKQIAYDPETGTLDLDKIAGTPKSRRDKMDTVLSIIKEIVNLRDDGLAPEEEIYERALSIGLSEKDVEIALDYLKKAGDIYNPRLGFWGLL, encoded by the coding sequence ATGGCAAATTTTGATGAAGAAGTTTTTAGAGCATATTACGAGCATAAAATAAAGAGTTTTATAAAGGAAGAGTTATCAAACAACTTAATTAAAGATAACATCTTTGAATTTGATATTGAAAAGTTTTTAATGCACTTTCCAGATGCGTGTGAGGTTAACGATTTAATCATTGAGAGACCTAAAGAAGTAGAAGAGATAATACTGGATATATTTAAAGAGGCTTATATTGAGCTATTTGGTGAAGATAAAGAGTTGGAAAAGATACAAATTGCATTTAAAAACCCAAAAGGTTGTGAAAAGCTAATTGAAGATATATCATCCTCTGACATAAATAAATTAGTTAAATTTGAAGGTGTTATAGTTAAAGCTGGAAAAGTATGTGCTTTATTAAAAAGGGCATGTTTTGTTTGCCCAAGATGTGGAAATATAAGGTATAGGACTATACACAACTATTTTGAGATTCCAGAAGTTATTTGCAACAATGGAGATTGTAGAGAGAAGATGGTTATTGATTATGAAGAATCAACCTATATAAACATCCAAGAGCTGGAAATTCAGCAGCCAATTGATTTGATGAAAAATCCTGACGACCCTCCAAGGAGTATAAAGGTGTTTTTAGAAAACAGCCCTGGAATTTATTCTGGAAGAGTTGATGTTGTAGGAACTGTATTAAAGAAAAAAACAAAGCCAAAGCTGCCAGTCTTTGAAATTTTTGTTAAAAGTAATTATGTTAAAATATCTGAAAGCTATCAAAAAATTGAAGTTAGAGATATTTTGGGTAATGAGGAGCTTATAGAAACGTTGAACGAATTGGGTAAAAAGAAGGATATCATCGACATATTATCAAACTACCTAATTTCTCAAATAAAAGGTCATGAATTAGTTAAAAAAGCTATATTTTTACAGCAAATTAAAGGAGCTTTTAAATTCTTACCAGATGGAACTCCTTTAAGAAGAGATAGCCACATTTTATTAATTACGGATCCAGGAATTGGAAAGACCACAATGCTTAGAAGGATAGCAAGGCTATTCCCTCAAAATGCCTATGCATCAGTAACAACAGCTACTGGAGGAGGATTAACCGCAAACGTGATTAGGGAAGCTACAGAGATTGGAGATGGCTGGGTAGTTAAGCCGGGAGTTTTTGTTAGGGCAAATGAGGGAACGGCATGTATAGACGAGCTAACCGTAGATAAGAATGTAATGAAATACATCTTAGAGGCTATGGAAAGCCAGACAATCCATGTTAATAAAGGAGGGATTAATGTAAAGTTGCCAGCAAGATGTGCAGTTTTAGCAGCATGTAACCCAAAGAGAGGAAGATTTGACAGAAATTTAACTGTTATAGAGCAGATAGATATTCCAGCTCCACTATTGAGTAGGTTTGATTTAATATTCCCATTGATGGACAAGCCAGATAGAAGAGGAGATGATGAGATAGCTGAGCATATATTAAATACACATGTTGAAACTGCTACAAAAGATTATAAGATTTTGGGAGCTATTGACATTGATGGAATAACAGTAGACGAAAAGCTTTTAAAATACTACATTATTTACGCAAGAAGCTGTGCATATATAGAGGAAAATCAAGATTTATACTTAGGAGATTTTGATGAAACAAAATTAATAATGCCTTATTTAACTGACAAGGCAAAGAAGATGATTAAAAAATACTACTTAGAGATGAGGAAATTAGGAGAGGGAGATAATCCAATACCAATAACTGCAAGACAGTTAGAGGCGATAATTAGGATTGCTGAAATGCATGCAAAGGCAAGATTATCAGAGAAAGTTGAAGATGTTGATGCTCAAGTAGCTATAAATATTATTGATGATTGTTTAAAGCAGATAGCCTACGATCCAGAAACTGGAACTTTAGATTTGGACAAAATAGCTGGAACCCCAAAATCAAGAAGAGATAAAATGGATACAGTATTGAGTATTATTAAGGAAATCGTCAACTTAAGAGACGACGGTTTAGCACCTGAAGAGGAAATTTATGAGAGGGCTTTAAGTATAGGATTGTCTGAAAAAGATGTTGAAATTGCCTTAGATTATTTAAAAAAGGCTGGGGATATATACAACCCAAGACTTGGATTCTGGGGATTGCTATAA
- a CDS encoding ribonuclease P protein component 4 codes for MKKFLEKKIRKIAYERIDILMSLAEEEARKGNWDRAKRYVYLARRIAMKMRIRFPKKWKRRVCKKCGTFLLYGKNARVRVKSKRYPHVVITCLECGAIYRIPMIREKKEKRKKKLEEKLKSKLNK; via the coding sequence ATGAAAAAGTTCTTAGAAAAAAAGATAAGAAAAATTGCCTATGAAAGAATTGACATCCTAATGAGTTTGGCTGAAGAAGAGGCAAGAAAAGGAAATTGGGATAGGGCTAAGAGGTATGTTTATTTAGCCAGAAGAATAGCCATGAAGATGAGAATAAGATTCCCTAAAAAATGGAAAAGGAGAGTATGTAAAAAATGCGGAACTTTTTTATTGTATGGAAAGAATGCAAGAGTTAGAGTTAAAAGCAAGAGGTATCCACATGTTGTCATAACCTGCTTAGAATGTGGGGCAATATATAGAATTCCAATGATTAGGGAAAAGAAAGAAAAGAGAAAGAAAAAACTTGAAGAAAAGTTAAAATCAAAATTAAATAAATAA
- the cobA gene encoding uroporphyrinogen-III C-methyltransferase: MVGKVILVGAGPGDAELITIKGLKAIKEADVIVYDDLISRELLNYAKKDAELIYVGKRKGRHSFKQEEINKILVEKAKEGKLVVRLKGGDPFVFGRGGEEILALKKHNIPYEVIPGITSAIAVPEVAGIPVTHRKVATSFTVVTGHEAEDKKEKQVDLSKLNADTIVILMGITNLENLVNELLQNPKRNENTPVAIIMEGTTENQRVIKGTLGDIVEKAKKENAKPPGVIVVGEVVNVLES, translated from the coding sequence ATGGTAGGAAAAGTTATTTTAGTAGGAGCTGGGCCAGGAGATGCAGAATTAATAACAATAAAAGGTTTAAAAGCTATTAAAGAGGCGGACGTCATTGTCTATGATGATTTAATATCTAGAGAGCTACTAAATTATGCTAAAAAAGATGCTGAGTTAATTTATGTTGGCAAAAGAAAGGGAAGGCATTCATTTAAGCAGGAGGAAATTAATAAAATATTGGTTGAGAAAGCGAAAGAAGGTAAATTAGTTGTTAGATTAAAAGGAGGAGACCCATTTGTTTTCGGAAGAGGTGGGGAGGAGATTTTAGCGTTAAAAAAGCATAACATACCTTATGAAGTTATTCCGGGCATAACATCAGCTATAGCAGTTCCAGAGGTCGCTGGAATTCCAGTAACCCATAGAAAGGTTGCCACTTCATTTACAGTGGTTACAGGGCATGAAGCAGAAGATAAAAAAGAGAAACAGGTCGATTTAAGTAAATTAAATGCCGATACAATTGTAATTCTTATGGGAATAACAAATTTAGAAAATTTGGTTAATGAATTATTGCAAAATCCAAAAAGGAATGAAAATACACCAGTAGCAATTATTATGGAGGGAACTACAGAAAATCAGAGAGTTATAAAGGGAACTTTGGGAGATATAGTTGAAAAGGCAAAGAAAGAGAATGCAAAACCTCCAGGAGTTATAGTTGTTGGAGAGGTTGTTAATGTTTTGGAAAGCTAA
- a CDS encoding B12-binding domain-containing radical SAM protein, whose amino-acid sequence MIRNVAIIYPNKFKAGISCLAVHILACHLSKYRDLNVGVYFLENYEKIKNFDAIFITLQYENDYFNAVTIVKDLKPHNPNAVFVAGGPCVMENFYPITDFFDAVIVGEIENSEVMLKVINKEFDVEGVYSKHAKKDKVKRIYPKKLGVEDYPIYQPSSEEGAYGKAFLLEIGRGCPRRCRFCLARAIYYPPRFRKLNDLMYLAEEGIKVNKVNKVALIAPSVGDYKYIVELCNFLDEKGVQISPSSLRADTLNDDLMRILKPKTLTIAPEAGSERLREFIKKDINEGDIFNAIELAKKYNVEKVKLYFMVGIPTETDEDIEELITLTKKIKKEIRRVEISVNPMIPKPHTDFEEEEFDLSSKKKIKYIEKALKKENIKVEYENFNSMICQCVLARGDEMLNKYLNCKNPTNFISALKKDKLLDKYLKVDKMPWKNIII is encoded by the coding sequence ATGATAAGGAATGTCGCCATAATCTACCCAAATAAGTTTAAAGCTGGAATTTCTTGCTTAGCAGTTCATATATTAGCATGTCATCTAAGCAAATATAGGGATTTAAATGTAGGGGTGTATTTCTTAGAAAATTATGAAAAAATAAAGAATTTTGACGCAATTTTTATTACTTTACAGTATGAAAACGATTATTTTAATGCAGTAACGATTGTTAAAGATTTAAAACCTCACAACCCAAACGCCGTTTTCGTTGCTGGAGGGCCATGCGTAATGGAAAACTTCTACCCAATAACTGATTTTTTTGACGCAGTTATAGTTGGAGAGATTGAAAATAGTGAGGTGATGCTAAAAGTTATAAATAAAGAGTTTGATGTTGAAGGAGTTTACTCAAAACATGCAAAAAAAGATAAGGTTAAGAGAATCTACCCAAAAAAATTAGGAGTTGAGGATTACCCAATATATCAGCCAAGTTCTGAAGAAGGGGCTTATGGTAAAGCATTTTTATTAGAAATTGGGAGGGGTTGCCCAAGAAGATGTAGATTTTGTTTGGCAAGAGCCATTTACTACCCTCCAAGGTTTAGAAAGCTTAATGACTTAATGTATTTGGCAGAGGAAGGTATTAAAGTTAATAAAGTTAATAAAGTGGCCTTAATAGCCCCATCAGTTGGAGATTATAAATATATAGTTGAGTTATGCAACTTTTTAGATGAAAAAGGAGTTCAAATATCTCCTTCATCTTTAAGGGCGGATACATTAAACGACGATTTGATGAGAATTTTAAAGCCAAAAACTTTAACTATTGCTCCAGAGGCTGGAAGTGAAAGACTTAGGGAGTTTATAAAAAAAGATATTAACGAAGGGGACATATTTAACGCCATTGAGTTAGCTAAAAAATATAATGTTGAGAAGGTTAAGCTCTATTTTATGGTTGGAATCCCTACAGAAACTGATGAAGATATAGAGGAGCTTATAACCCTAACAAAAAAGATAAAAAAAGAAATTAGAAGGGTTGAAATATCTGTCAATCCAATGATTCCAAAGCCACATACTGATTTTGAGGAAGAGGAGTTTGATTTATCATCTAAGAAAAAAATCAAGTATATTGAGAAAGCATTAAAAAAAGAAAATATCAAAGTTGAGTATGAAAACTTCAACTCCATGATCTGTCAATGTGTATTGGCAAGAGGTGATGAAATGCTAAACAAATACTTAAACTGCAAAAATCCAACCAACTTTATTAGTGCATTAAAAAAGGATAAGTTGTTAGATAAATATTTAAAAGTTGATAAAATGCCATGGAAGAATATTATTATTTAA